The following coding sequences are from one Enterococcus sp. 4G2_DIV0659 window:
- a CDS encoding GNAT family N-acetyltransferase: protein MEIVINRKLIFAENQYLETERLHLRPVMLTDAEDMFEYASDEATVTYVFPIHQSIKDTKESIANYFISAPLGKYGIELKTSGKFIGTIDLRVDDQHNVAEIGYAMNKAFWGQGYMPEAAREILRLGFEELRLMRIFATHDIKNPQSGRVMEKIGMKVEGKIPNARMWKGKVVTDMMRGITLEEWQ, encoded by the coding sequence ATGGAAATTGTTATCAATCGAAAATTGATTTTTGCAGAGAACCAATATTTAGAGACGGAACGTTTACACTTACGCCCTGTGATGTTAACTGATGCCGAGGATATGTTTGAATATGCATCAGATGAAGCAACCGTCACCTATGTTTTTCCAATTCATCAATCGATTAAAGATACGAAAGAAAGCATTGCGAATTACTTCATATCGGCCCCGTTAGGGAAATATGGCATCGAATTAAAAACATCTGGAAAGTTTATCGGAACAATTGATTTACGTGTGGATGATCAGCATAATGTAGCGGAGATCGGTTATGCCATGAATAAAGCATTTTGGGGTCAAGGATATATGCCAGAAGCAGCTAGAGAAATTCTGCGTCTCGGTTTTGAAGAGTTACGATTGATGCGGATTTTTGCTACACACGATATTAAAAATCCACAATCTGGTCGAGTAATGGAAAAAATCGGTATGAAAGTCGAAGGAAAGATTCCAAATGCACGTATGTGGAAAGGAAAAGTCGTAACAGATATGATGCGTGGTATTACTTTAGAAGAATGGCAATAG
- a CDS encoding DUF1054 domain-containing protein, whose translation MLMFTEKDFDVFTIEGLEPRMAGIRSEIQPKFQDLDDYFAEKLGEQLETDFFVHIAQHRRRTVYPPENTWSALSQKKRGYKMEAHFQLGIWPDYLFMWLSLIDNPKNEKEIAQAFLENQGLFEQLEDDFYLSIDHTQPEIERLSEADLEKQLTRFRDIKKGEFQIGRIIKKTDSLLNDPEKARAYMLKTYEELLPFYQLAIELQQAD comes from the coding sequence ATGTTAATGTTTACTGAAAAAGATTTTGATGTATTTACAATAGAAGGATTAGAGCCTCGAATGGCAGGGATTCGTTCTGAAATTCAACCGAAATTTCAAGACTTAGATGATTATTTTGCCGAAAAGTTAGGCGAACAACTGGAAACAGATTTTTTTGTTCATATTGCCCAGCATCGCCGTAGAACTGTTTATCCGCCAGAAAATACTTGGTCAGCCCTAAGTCAGAAAAAACGCGGCTATAAAATGGAAGCTCATTTTCAATTAGGGATTTGGCCAGATTACTTATTTATGTGGTTATCACTGATTGACAATCCTAAAAATGAAAAAGAAATTGCGCAAGCTTTTTTAGAAAATCAAGGATTATTTGAGCAATTAGAGGATGATTTTTATCTGTCGATTGATCATACCCAGCCCGAGATCGAACGGTTAAGTGAAGCAGATCTAGAGAAACAGTTAACTCGTTTTCGTGATATAAAAAAAGGCGAATTTCAAATTGGACGAATCATCAAAAAGACAGATAGTTTGTTAAATGATCCAGAAAAAGCGCGTGCGTATATGTTAAAGACGTATGAAGAATTATTGCCATTCTATCAATTGGCGATTGAGTTGCAACAGGCAGATTAA
- the lepB gene encoding signal peptidase I — MKKKHGLFYTLVQFAVILMFTLFLRKYVLTPVEVIGTSMEPTYHESDRLWQTSLISPKRFDVATFPSPRDGKRIVKRIVGLPGDTIRMENDQLYINDKKYDEPYLDEFKADLTDGLPLTADFSLETTAVNPTTVVPEGKYFVLGDNRRKADDSRYFGFVDKKNIVGVVYFQYYPLNKIGVQ, encoded by the coding sequence ATGAAGAAAAAACATGGTCTGTTTTACACGTTGGTTCAATTTGCTGTTATTTTAATGTTTACACTTTTTTTAAGAAAGTACGTCTTAACCCCTGTGGAAGTTATTGGCACTTCTATGGAACCCACCTATCATGAATCTGACCGCTTGTGGCAAACATCGCTGATTTCACCGAAACGCTTTGATGTAGCAACATTTCCTAGCCCACGTGATGGAAAAAGAATTGTTAAACGAATTGTCGGCCTGCCTGGTGATACTATCCGAATGGAAAATGACCAATTGTATATCAATGATAAAAAATATGATGAGCCTTACTTAGATGAGTTTAAAGCGGATTTAACGGATGGTTTGCCTTTGACTGCTGATTTTAGTTTAGAAACAACAGCAGTCAATCCAACAACTGTGGTTCCAGAAGGAAAATATTTTGTGTTGGGAGATAATCGTCGAAAAGCAGATGATAGCCGTTATTTTGGCTTTGTGGATAAAAAGAATATCGTAGGCGTTGTTTATTTTCAGTATTATCCGTTGAATAAGATTGGTGTTCAGTAG
- a CDS encoding ABC transporter permease, whose amino-acid sequence MFLAWNEITRSKLRYALIISVMFLISYLVFFLTGLAYGLAEDNRTAVDKWQADGIVLSDESNTNINMSMIPIKSMDEVDAKEKASLGQTAAVIQLDKKHAEKINASFFGINKEEFLMPNIIEGKAFSTEDETVVDNSLKREKGIKLGDKLKLAGSAKTLKVVGFTDNAKFNVAPVLYVSTDAFQQIRFEKADTSENARVNAIVFRAKDGALKNVHLKNDGLTSYKITTFINKLPGYSAQVLTFGFMIGFLIVIAAIVIGIFIYVLTMQKATIFGIMKAQGISGFYIAISVIVQTFVLAFFGITIGLLGTVGTSFVLPSAVPFQSNWLFFLLIGGLMLIIAVLGALFSVRTIVKIDPLKAIG is encoded by the coding sequence ATGTTTTTAGCATGGAATGAAATTACACGCTCGAAGTTACGTTATGCCTTGATTATCAGTGTCATGTTTTTGATTTCTTATTTAGTCTTTTTTTTGACAGGTTTAGCATATGGTTTAGCGGAAGATAATCGAACGGCTGTAGATAAATGGCAGGCAGACGGCATTGTGTTGTCGGACGAGTCAAACACGAATATCAATATGTCGATGATCCCGATAAAATCAATGGATGAGGTAGATGCAAAAGAAAAAGCTTCATTAGGACAAACCGCAGCTGTGATTCAATTGGATAAAAAGCATGCTGAAAAAATCAATGCTAGCTTTTTTGGCATTAATAAAGAGGAGTTTTTAATGCCGAATATCATTGAAGGGAAAGCTTTCTCAACTGAGGATGAAACAGTTGTGGATAACAGCCTAAAAAGAGAAAAGGGAATTAAACTTGGGGATAAATTGAAATTAGCTGGTAGCGCTAAAACACTCAAGGTTGTAGGATTTACAGATAATGCAAAATTTAATGTTGCGCCAGTATTATATGTATCAACAGATGCGTTTCAACAAATCCGATTTGAAAAAGCAGATACTTCTGAGAATGCGCGCGTGAACGCTATTGTTTTCCGTGCAAAAGATGGCGCGTTGAAAAACGTACACTTAAAAAATGATGGATTGACCAGTTACAAAATTACGACTTTTATCAATAAATTACCAGGATACAGTGCCCAAGTATTAACATTTGGCTTTATGATTGGCTTTTTAATTGTCATTGCAGCGATCGTTATTGGTATTTTTATCTATGTTTTGACCATGCAAAAAGCCACTATTTTTGGCATTATGAAAGCACAAGGAATATCAGGCTTTTATATTGCAATTTCTGTCATTGTTCAAACCTTTGTGTTGGCATTTTTTGGAATAACGATTGGCTTACTTGGAACTGTAGGAACATCTTTCGTGTTGCCAAGCGCTGTTCCATTTCAAAGCAACTGGCTATTTTTCTTATTGATTGGCGGACTAATGTTGATTATTGCTGTATTAGGGGCACTATTTTCAGTTAGAACAATTGTAAAAATTGATCCGCTAAAGGCAATTGGATAG
- a CDS encoding ABC transporter ATP-binding protein has translation MKAIEFLSVDKQFLDGDTTIEALKSTNFSVDKGKFVAVIGPSGSGKSTFLTLAGGLQTPTNGEVKINDQAFSEENEKKRSKIRFSEIGFILQASNLVPFLTVEKQLRLVDKVKKEKTDVEKVTKLLTELGIEKLKKKYPDEISGGERQRVAIARALYNDPAIILADEPTASLDSDRAFEVVKILARETKEKNKATIMVTHDQRLIDFCDEVFVMKDGVLKKQK, from the coding sequence ATGAAAGCAATTGAATTTTTATCTGTGGATAAACAATTTCTGGATGGAGATACAACTATTGAAGCGTTGAAATCCACAAATTTTTCTGTGGATAAAGGTAAATTTGTGGCAGTGATCGGCCCGAGTGGTTCAGGAAAAAGTACCTTTTTAACACTTGCAGGAGGGTTACAAACTCCTACAAATGGTGAAGTAAAGATAAATGACCAAGCGTTTAGTGAAGAGAATGAAAAAAAACGCTCGAAGATTCGTTTTTCCGAAATTGGGTTTATTTTACAAGCATCAAATTTAGTACCGTTTCTAACTGTGGAAAAGCAGCTGCGCTTGGTGGATAAAGTTAAAAAGGAAAAAACAGATGTTGAGAAAGTTACTAAGTTATTAACAGAATTAGGAATTGAGAAGTTAAAGAAAAAATACCCTGACGAAATTTCTGGAGGTGAGCGACAAAGAGTAGCGATTGCGCGTGCCTTGTATAATGATCCTGCCATTATCTTAGCGGACGAACCTACAGCAAGCTTAGATTCGGATAGAGCCTTTGAGGTTGTGAAGATATTAGCCAGGGAAACGAAAGAAAAAAATAAAGCCACGATTATGGTCACCCACGACCAACGCCTCATTGATTTTTGCGATGAAGTTTTTGTAATGAAAGATGGCGTGTTGAAAAAACAAAAATAA
- the rpsD gene encoding 30S ribosomal protein S4, producing the protein MSRYTGPSWKISRRLGISLSGTGKELARRPYKPGQHGPNSRGKVSEYGMQLTEKQKLRHMYGMNERQFVNLFVKASKIKEGKHGVNFMILLEQRLDNVVYRLGLATTRRQARQLVNHGHITVDGKRVDIPSYHVEVGQVISVREKSQNIVTVKEAVEATVGRPAFVSFDTEKLEGSFTRLPERDELYPEIDEALVVEYYNQKL; encoded by the coding sequence ATGTCACGTTATACAGGACCATCATGGAAAATCTCTCGTCGTCTAGGTATCTCTCTATCAGGAACTGGTAAAGAACTAGCACGTCGCCCATACAAACCAGGACAACACGGACCAAACAGCCGTGGTAAAGTTTCTGAATACGGTATGCAATTAACTGAAAAACAAAAATTACGTCATATGTACGGCATGAACGAACGTCAATTCGTTAACTTGTTCGTTAAAGCTAGCAAAATCAAAGAAGGTAAACACGGGGTTAACTTCATGATCTTACTAGAACAACGTTTAGATAATGTTGTTTATCGTTTAGGTCTTGCTACTACTCGTCGTCAAGCACGTCAATTAGTAAACCACGGTCATATCACTGTAGATGGCAAACGTGTTGATATCCCATCTTACCACGTTGAAGTCGGTCAAGTGATTTCTGTTCGTGAAAAATCTCAAAACATCGTAACTGTTAAAGAAGCAGTTGAAGCAACTGTTGGACGTCCAGCATTCGTAAGCTTCGATACTGAAAAATTAGAAGGAAGCTTCACTCGTTTACCAGAACGTGATGAGCTATATCCTGAAATCGACGAAGCTCTTGTCGTTGAATACTACAACCAAAAACTTTAA
- a CDS encoding TPM domain-containing protein, whose product MVEATKSFDTVLQENLDHLKEYPQQENNYSVSIEGTNSNLIINKNNIFVSDNAAILDGPMKKKIYKLNKQLAASTSGAQLEVVTVRKLPNDEDIESYANKIFNQLGIGNKEENNGVLYLISLDDRTFRLEVGYGLEGLIPDGTADNIINDDAVVDAFRDKRYTDGITQVVDQVFALMNTKTALVDSKIAQLKEQQSSATFSHWSVFTLLLFLMIVNLFFIIKSIRAKSTLKQTYNEYLEQMSVYSKSIEQNDPQFLQEKMKQTDFYYILLSGTLLIFSTRSLHRAITRGKLLKNPAAQQKSFGRILIGDTLYSGNGTILTTAYLASSYKSGNWSDNDSSGSGGGSSWGSFGGGSSGGGGASGGW is encoded by the coding sequence GTGGTAGAAGCTACAAAATCGTTTGATACTGTTTTACAAGAAAATTTAGATCATTTAAAAGAGTATCCTCAACAAGAAAACAATTATTCCGTCTCCATTGAAGGGACGAATAGTAATTTAATCATCAATAAAAACAATATTTTTGTCTCAGATAATGCGGCTATATTAGATGGCCCTATGAAGAAAAAAATCTACAAACTGAATAAACAGCTAGCTGCTAGCACTAGTGGCGCTCAATTGGAAGTCGTAACAGTCAGAAAACTCCCAAATGATGAAGATATCGAATCTTATGCAAATAAAATCTTTAACCAACTAGGTATAGGTAACAAGGAGGAAAATAATGGTGTCTTATATTTAATTTCATTAGATGATCGAACATTCCGCCTAGAAGTAGGCTATGGTTTGGAAGGCTTAATTCCTGATGGAACAGCAGATAACATCATTAATGATGACGCCGTAGTCGATGCATTTAGAGACAAACGATATACTGATGGAATAACTCAAGTAGTCGATCAAGTATTTGCATTGATGAACACCAAAACCGCTTTAGTGGATTCTAAAATCGCTCAGCTCAAAGAGCAACAAAGTTCAGCTACATTTTCCCACTGGAGCGTATTTACCTTGCTACTATTTCTTATGATAGTCAATCTGTTTTTCATCATTAAATCGATTCGTGCAAAAAGCACTTTGAAACAAACCTACAATGAATACTTAGAGCAGATGTCTGTTTATTCTAAATCAATTGAGCAAAATGATCCTCAATTCTTGCAGGAAAAAATGAAACAAACCGATTTTTACTATATTCTACTAAGTGGAACTCTCTTGATTTTCTCCACAAGAAGTTTACATCGGGCGATCACCAGAGGAAAATTGTTAAAAAATCCTGCAGCTCAACAAAAGTCGTTTGGGCGAATTTTAATCGGCGATACCCTCTATTCAGGAAATGGCACTATCTTAACGACCGCTTATCTAGCGTCTAGTTATAAGTCTGGTAATTGGTCAGATAACGACTCATCCGGCAGTGGCGGAGGCTCCTCTTGGGGTTCTTTTGGTGGAGGCTCTTCCGGAGGCGGGGGCGCTTCTGGCGGTTGGTAG
- a CDS encoding formate/nitrite transporter family protein → MKPVSPLFEQIDKSISKKMNLFQSSFMRYAFRAMLACMFLTLGTAVAFAIAMKGEDIVHGLGKMLYAFMFSWSLVMILYMNAELGTSNMLYMTVGVYRKKINFSFAAKILFACIFFNLIGGVLFGYLISLTVPYQDLASDSFFFTSIAGKLNKTTTQILVEAIFANIVVNTAVLVSMRMKDDAGKVAAIVFIIFIFAFLGYEHVIANFPAFSLAYFASHGTMAAMTVSSVAHNLFFALIGNFIGGGLVMGLGYAWLNNADTTYVD, encoded by the coding sequence ATGAAACCTGTATCGCCATTATTTGAGCAGATCGACAAATCAATTAGCAAAAAAATGAACTTGTTCCAAAGTAGTTTTATGCGTTATGCTTTTCGTGCAATGCTTGCTTGTATGTTTTTAACATTAGGAACGGCAGTTGCTTTTGCGATTGCAATGAAAGGTGAAGATATTGTCCATGGACTAGGCAAAATGCTTTACGCGTTTATGTTTAGCTGGTCTTTAGTGATGATTCTTTATATGAATGCTGAACTAGGAACATCGAATATGCTGTATATGACAGTTGGTGTTTATCGAAAAAAAATCAATTTTTCTTTTGCGGCTAAAATTTTATTTGCATGTATCTTTTTCAACTTAATCGGCGGCGTTCTTTTTGGGTACTTGATTTCGTTGACTGTTCCTTATCAAGATTTAGCTTCAGATAGTTTCTTCTTTACTTCAATTGCTGGAAAATTAAATAAAACAACAACCCAGATTCTAGTGGAAGCTATTTTTGCCAACATCGTGGTAAATACAGCTGTGCTAGTAAGTATGCGTATGAAAGATGATGCTGGTAAAGTTGCGGCAATTGTTTTTATCATTTTCATCTTTGCTTTTTTAGGCTATGAACACGTTATCGCCAATTTCCCTGCATTTAGTTTAGCGTATTTTGCGTCTCATGGAACAATGGCGGCAATGACAGTTAGCAGTGTAGCACACAACCTATTCTTTGCATTGATCGGTAATTTTATCGGTGGTGGTTTAGTTATGGGATTAGGGTACGCATGGTTGAATAATGCGGATACAACATACGTAGATTAA
- a CDS encoding DNA alkylation repair protein, which produces MNEFIFPKDNERSKQMAAYMKQLFPFAGVQAPERARLTKDLLKASKRLTFSELIDLVTFYYNKPEREYQYLAIDLATVNVKRLSFEEVLCFKPFVIEKAWWDSVDAWRKFFGLWAFANLEEMPKLFDSFFGAENFWHRRIAINLQLLYKEKTNTVLLKKAIIYDKTTDEFFIQKAIGWSLRQYSKTDPKWVKEIIETTALSPLAVREGSKYLPK; this is translated from the coding sequence ATGAACGAATTTATTTTTCCAAAGGACAATGAGCGCTCAAAACAAATGGCTGCATACATGAAACAATTATTTCCATTTGCAGGAGTTCAAGCACCAGAAAGAGCCCGATTGACTAAAGATCTGTTAAAAGCTAGTAAACGTCTTACTTTTTCAGAATTAATTGATTTAGTGACTTTTTACTATAATAAACCTGAACGTGAGTACCAGTATTTAGCAATTGATTTAGCGACAGTTAATGTAAAGCGGTTGTCATTTGAAGAAGTTTTGTGTTTCAAACCTTTTGTGATAGAGAAGGCGTGGTGGGACAGTGTGGACGCTTGGCGTAAGTTTTTTGGACTATGGGCGTTTGCAAATCTAGAAGAAATGCCGAAGTTATTTGACTCTTTTTTTGGTGCAGAAAATTTTTGGCACAGACGAATCGCAATCAACTTGCAACTGTTATATAAAGAAAAAACAAACACTGTGTTATTGAAAAAAGCCATTATTTATGATAAAACTACAGATGAGTTCTTTATTCAAAAAGCAATAGGTTGGTCTTTGCGTCAATATAGCAAAACTGACCCAAAATGGGTCAAAGAAATAATAGAAACAACGGCATTAAGCCCATTAGCCGTTAGAGAAGGCAGCAAGTACCTGCCAAAATAA
- a CDS encoding Cof-type HAD-IIB family hydrolase, whose protein sequence is MKRKLFAFDIDGTLLGTDRQPLESTREALRALRKQGHLVTIATGRSRFMAQDIILDLGFSNYVLCNGAAAFLDHEQYYQNLLDQEELRRFATEVEKREIGLAYVGLDDVKKNNHHRQEQMVEAMGSIDFEAPEYDLNFQKENDVYQALAFYDQSAEGSFESEFSKFRFIRWHSESVDIVPKNGSKAATLLNLADRVGIERENIVTFGDGENDREMLREAGIGVAMGNALSHVQKEAKMVTDTNDNDGIWKALKELRAI, encoded by the coding sequence ATGAAAAGAAAACTTTTTGCATTTGATATTGATGGAACATTGCTTGGAACGGATAGACAGCCGTTGGAAAGTACGAGAGAAGCATTGCGGGCATTGAGAAAACAAGGACACCTTGTAACAATTGCAACAGGACGCAGCCGATTTATGGCGCAAGATATTATTTTAGATTTAGGTTTTTCTAATTACGTTCTTTGTAACGGTGCAGCTGCGTTTTTAGATCATGAGCAGTATTACCAGAACTTATTGGACCAAGAGGAATTACGCCGTTTTGCTACAGAAGTAGAGAAAAGAGAAATTGGGTTGGCCTATGTTGGTTTAGACGATGTGAAAAAAAATAACCATCATCGCCAAGAGCAAATGGTGGAAGCGATGGGCTCTATTGATTTTGAGGCACCAGAATATGATTTGAACTTTCAAAAAGAAAATGATGTGTATCAAGCGTTAGCTTTTTATGATCAATCAGCAGAAGGATCATTTGAAAGTGAATTTTCTAAATTTCGTTTTATTCGTTGGCATTCTGAAAGTGTCGATATCGTACCTAAAAATGGGTCGAAAGCGGCGACCTTGCTTAATTTAGCAGATCGAGTAGGAATTGAGCGGGAAAATATTGTGACATTTGGTGATGGTGAAAATGACCGAGAAATGCTTCGTGAAGCGGGAATTGGTGTTGCGATGGGAAATGCGTTGTCTCATGTTCAAAAAGAAGCAAAAATGGTGACAGATACGAATGATAATGATGGTATTTGGAAAGCGTTAAAAGAGTTACGAGCGATTTAA
- a CDS encoding helix-turn-helix transcriptional regulator: protein MRNKVVDVHIHVYRAVLRMSQKELAEKVGVTRETIVNIERNKQNPSLLLVYNIAEVLGVSIDQLYTFEREANEKDVDSD from the coding sequence ATGAGAAACAAAGTTGTTGATGTACATATACATGTTTATCGAGCTGTTTTAAGAATGTCGCAAAAAGAATTGGCCGAAAAAGTTGGCGTAACAAGAGAAACCATCGTCAATATTGAAAGAAATAAGCAAAACCCGTCATTGCTGTTGGTATATAATATTGCCGAAGTTTTAGGCGTTAGTATTGACCAGCTTTATACATTTGAAAGAGAAGCAAATGAGAAAGATGTTGATTCGGATTGA
- the def gene encoding peptide deformylase: MITMKDIIREGNPTLREVAAEVALPLSADDIKLGEEMMEFLKNSQDPVKAEELKLRGGVGLAAPQLDISKRIIAVHVPSGDLENPEPTLSAVMYNPKILSHSVQDACLGEGEGCLSVDREVPGYVVRHNKITLSYVDAAGEKQKIRLKNYEAIVVQHEIDHLNGVMFYDHINQDNPFSLKDDVLVIE, encoded by the coding sequence ATGATTACCATGAAGGATATTATCCGTGAAGGAAACCCTACACTTAGAGAAGTTGCCGCAGAAGTTGCTTTGCCGCTTTCTGCTGATGATATTAAGTTAGGAGAAGAAATGATGGAGTTCTTGAAAAACAGTCAAGATCCTGTCAAAGCAGAAGAATTAAAATTGCGTGGCGGCGTTGGTCTAGCTGCACCTCAATTAGATATTTCTAAACGAATCATTGCTGTACATGTACCTAGCGGCGATTTGGAAAACCCCGAACCGACTTTGAGCGCAGTGATGTATAATCCTAAAATTTTAAGTCATTCTGTGCAAGATGCTTGTCTAGGCGAAGGTGAAGGCTGTTTATCCGTTGATCGTGAAGTGCCTGGATATGTCGTTCGACATAATAAAATTACACTTTCTTATGTGGATGCTGCTGGTGAAAAACAAAAAATTCGTTTAAAAAATTACGAAGCAATCGTTGTTCAACATGAAATTGATCATTTAAATGGCGTGATGTTCTATGATCATATCAATCAAGACAATCCATTTTCTTTAAAAGATGACGTATTGGTTATCGAATAA
- the rpsO gene encoding 30S ribosomal protein S15: MAMSKEKKNEIISEYARHEGDTGSPEVQIAVLTADINHLNEHARVHKKDHHSYRGLMKKIGHRRNLLAYLRKTDIQRYRELIQRLGLRR; encoded by the coding sequence ATGGCAATGTCAAAAGAAAAGAAAAACGAAATCATTAGCGAATACGCTCGTCATGAAGGAGATACTGGTTCACCAGAAGTACAGATTGCTGTATTAACTGCTGATATCAATCACTTGAATGAGCATGCTCGCGTTCACAAAAAAGATCATCATTCTTACCGTGGACTAATGAAAAAAATTGGACACCGTCGTAACTTGTTAGCTTACTTACGTAAGACTGACATCCAACGTTACCGCGAATTGATCCAACGCTTAGGATTACGTCGTTAA